Proteins encoded by one window of Arachis hypogaea cultivar Tifrunner chromosome 1, arahy.Tifrunner.gnm2.J5K5, whole genome shotgun sequence:
- the LOC112711137 gene encoding cytochrome b561 and DOMON domain-containing protein At5g47530-like, whose protein sequence is MASSHKLAWLLSLLVLSITATCEPCKSFNFPNNVNYATCKDLGVLDSSLFWNYHQSSNRVDVAFKKANTTDSSWVAWAINPTSQGMVGSQAFLAFRNSSDATLKAYTSSVTSYDTLLEEGSLSFPVYSVSASYSNGDMILFASFKLPENTTLLNHVWQEGPVSDDGTLGMHSLSGPNIQSFGTIDFVTGKVSETAGNSKIKLRKVHGILNGISWGILMPIGAILARYLKVFDGRLGATWFHVHRACQSMAYIIGIIGFATGSYMTRHNRHHSSHGCIGITLICLASLQVCVAMFLRPKKDHRHRIFWNIFHYVIGYLTIGLGIWNVFKGIDIMEARGWKSVYLGVIICLALIAIVLEVITWILLCINKLNTHSKDQADVVDQQNP, encoded by the exons ATGGCTTCAAGCCATAAACTTGCGTGGTTACTCTCGCTCCTTGTGTTGTCGATCACAGCGACTTGTGAACCATGCAAGTCGTTCAATTTTCCGAATAACGTTAACTACGCAACATGCAAGGACCTGGGCGTTCTTGATTCATCACTGTTCTGGAactatcatcaatcatcaaacagAGTCGACGTGGCATTCAAGAAGGCTAACACAACGGATTCAAGCTGGGTTGCTTGGGCCATCAACCCAACTTCACAGGGTATGGTTGGATCCCAGGCATTCCTTGCTTTCAGAAATTCTTCTGATGCTACTCTCAAAGCCTACACCTCTTCTGTCACGAGTTACGATACTCTTTTGGAAGAAGGATCTCTTAGCTTTCCTGTTTATAGCGTCTCAGCATCTTATTCCAATGGCGATATGATCCTTTTTGCGAGTTTCAAACTCCCGGAGAATACAACTCTGCTGAATCATGTCTGGCAAGAAGGCCCTGTTTCTGACGATGGAACTCTTGGGATGCATTCTTTGTCAGGACCTAACATTCAATCCTTTGGGACTATAGATTTTGTGACCGGGAAGGTCTCAGAAACCGCCGGAAACTCGAAAATCAAACTCCGAAAG GTGCATGGAATATTGAATGGCATAAGCTGGGGAATACTGATGCCAATAGGGGCGATATTAGCTCGTTACTTGAAGGTGTTCGATGGTCGTTTGGGTGCCACGTGGTTTCACGTGCATCGAGCATGCCAATCCATGGCGTATATCATTGGCATAATTGGCTTTGCAACTGGCTCATACATGACACGACATAACCGTCATCACTCTTCTCACGGATGCATTGGAATCACTCTCATATGCCTAGCATCCCTACAAGTTTGTGTTGCTATGTTCTTGAGGCCTAAGAAGGATCACAGACATAGAATCTTCTGGAACATCTTCCACTATGTAATCGGTTACTTAACAATTGGGCTTGGCATATGGAACGTCTTCAAAGGTATTGACATAATGGAAGCAAGAGGATGGAAGAGTGTGTATTTGGGTGTGATCATATGTTTGGCTCTAATTGCTATAGTCTTGGAGGTGATCACTTGGATATTGCTATGCATAAACAAGCTTAACACCCACTCTAAGGACCAAGCTGATGTGGTTGACCAACAGAATCCATAG
- the LOC112791009 gene encoding uncharacterized protein — MAVADRCFVEWKEQFVSQERGNRVVHYYLKDSDGESILAVVGTERSVRHMFYVVADEFLEICGKEGSVPAGFKWRSRREVVDWLTSTLSKQHLQGDRTGSPSHSSGQAYDTTNGSVNEITGLPAPIANSKGFLTRNSKISKSDIVWSGVAWTCGKQLKHYHAFCRNGIKIIVQSFVFVMGKGENHYVAYLEDMYEDRRGQKKVKVRWFHHNQEVKGVIPVRNPHPREVFITPYSQVISAECVDGPTTVLSREHYEKCMPCFSPTSSDRIHMCFRQFRSNKVKPFDLSKLRGYYDQPILSCLQFDSMLNPKGNGLAGGDEELSAGETVKLRAKRRDRGTPQSLIGRRGVRKLVRSQQMMVYKNSQGVNNSRADRRLFSLKEVESQPWYNVTYRIDDKIEVLCQDSGIRGCWFRCTVVQVSRKQMKVQYDDLQDEDGSGNLKEWIPAFKLAMPDKLGMRHPGRSTIRPAPPTSKDQELVIGVGTAIDAWWSDGWWEGVVTGTDNYVDDNVQAYFPGEGLLMKVRKKDLRISRDWSGDRWIGIKPKLDITSTIFAINGLNTKHSTSPAKDGDSIGVANSCDEVPASDEPINEPDFAEKMVEGVAEDGDNNDDGDNDNNDSKNSNLVSEKDTRADNNEIEMNSIGNEDNGDDSNKDSSDNVDNKDGENDNKDREAFGTSMEDCKADEPAEMAV; from the exons ATGGCTGTAGCCGACCGGTGTTTCGTGGAATGGAAAGAGCAGTTTGTTTCCCAAGAGCGTGGCAACCGTGTGGTCCACTATTACCTGAAGGATTCTGACGGGGAATCCATACTCGCTGTTGTGGGCACTGAGAGGAGTGTTAGGCACATGTTCTATGTTGTGGCCGATGAGTTTTTGGAAATTTGTGGGAAGGAAGGTTCTGTTCCTGCCGGTTTCAAATGGAGATCTAGAAGAGAGGTGGTTGATTGGCTGACGTCAACGCTTTCGAAGCAGCATCTTCAGGGAGATAGAACTG GATCACCTAGTCATTCTTCAGGACAAGCTTATGATACCACAAATGGTAGTGTCAATGAAATTACTGGTCTTCCTGCACCGATAGCGAATAGCAAG GGATTTCTAACCCGAAACTCTAAAATATCCAAGTCTGACATTGTTTGGTCTGGAGTGGCGTGGACATGTGGCAAGCAGCTTAAACATTATCATGCTTTTTGCAGGAATGGCATCAAAATAATT GTTCAATCATTTGTTTTTGTCATGGGCAAGGGAGAGAATCATTATGTTGCTTATTTAGAGGATATGTATGAAGATAGGAGGGGGCAGAAAAAGGTCAAAGTGAGGTGGTTTCACCATAATCAGGAAGTCAAGGGTGTGATTCCTGTTCGAAATCCACATCCCCGGGAAGTTTTCATCACACCTTATTCTCAAGTTATTAGTGCAGAGTGTGTTGATGGTCCCACCACGGTCTTAAGTCGTGAACATTATGAAAAATGCATGCCTTGCTTTTCCCCAACTTCATCAGATAGAATACATATGTGCTTTAGGCAATTTAGAAGCAACAAAGTTAAGCCCTTTGACTTGAGTAAACTGCGTGGATACTATGATCAACCAATTCTTTCTTGCTTGCAATTTGATTCTATGCTGAATCCTAAGGGAAATGGCCTAGCAGGAGGAGATGAAGAGTTGAGTGCAGGTGAAACTGTAAAGCTCAGAGCCAAGAGAAGGGATAGGGGAACCCCTCAGTCTTTGATTGGTCGGCGGGGAGTTAGGAAGTTAGTTAGGAGTCAGCAAATGATGGTATACAAAAACTCACAGGGTGTAAATAATTCTAGGGCAGATAGGAGATTGTTTTCTCTGAAGGAAGTTGAGTCTCAACCTTGGTATAATGTCACATACAGGATTGATGACAAGATAGAGGTCCTCTGTCAGGATAGCGGTATCAGAGGCTGCTGGTTCAGGTGTACGGTTGTGCAGGTATCTCGGAAGCAGATGAAAGTCCAATACGATGATCTTCAGGATGAAGATGGAAGTGGGAATCTTAAG GAATGGATCCCTGCTTTCAAGTTGGCCATGCCTGATAAACTTGGGATGAGACATCCTGGCCGATCGACAATCAGACCAGCTCCTCCAACGTCCAAAGATCAAGAATTGGTTATTGGAGTTGGAACTGCAATTGATGCATGGTGGAGTGACGGCTGGTGGGAGGGGGTTGTAACCGGAACTGATAACTATGTTGATGATAATGTGCAAGCATACTTTCCTG GTGAAGGCTTGCTAATGAAAGTACGCAAGAAAGATCTAAGAATATCTAGAGATTGGTCTGGGGACAGGTGGATTGGTATTAAGCCGAAGCTTGATATAACCTCAACTATATTCGCCATTAACGGCCTTAACACGAAGCATTCCACGTCCCCAGCTAAAGATGGGGACTCTATTGGTGTTGCAAATTCATGTGATGAAGTTCCAGCGAGTGACGAGCCTATTAATGAACCAGATTTTGCTGAAAAGATGGTTGAGGGTGTTGCTGAAGATGGGGATAACAATGATGAtggtgataatgataataatgatagTAAAAATAGTAATCTTGTGTCAGAAAAAGATACTCGAGCTGATAACAATGAGATTGAGATGAATAGCATTGGTAATGAAGATAATGGTGATGATTCTAATAAGGACAGTAGTGACAATGTTGATAACAAAGACGGCGAAAACGATAATAAGGATAGGGAGGCGTTTGGGACTTCCATGGAGGACTGTAAAGCTGACGAACCCGCCGAAATGgctgtataa
- the LOC112791021 gene encoding uncharacterized protein — MNNVGDLHKVWEINALKRKPLQEEATKMLEKIAKQVQPIMRKHKWRVKVLSEFCPNNPRLLGLNVGAGIHVKLRLRRPNRDLDFYPFDQVLDTMLHELCHNAHGPHNANFYKLWDELRKECEELMSNGVTGSGEGFDLPGRRLGGHSRQPPLSSLRKTALAAAEKRSRLGSLLPSGPNRLGGDSVIMKALTPVQAAAMAAERRLQDDIWCGSQTCEASDHEDFNFEPAENIERKGKNVGSSRLRDNSSLPLDLKSQKRSRVMDSSLLDCSSSTPKYVDLTMDAPQIGSIIEQCTVTQGRGVGGLESISHSETNSRIGSISANIPSSSTPLSGDNNTSHSEELAMWECSMCTLLNKTLAPLCELCGTQQPKDFATRYSTWSCKFCTLENSVKLDKCSACDQWRYSLGAPVSARAPNVGT; from the exons ATGAACAACGTTGGCGATCTCCACAAGGTTTGGGAAATCAACGCTCTGAAGAGGAAGCCGTTgcaagaagaagccaccaagatgTTGGAGAAGATCGCCAAACAGGTCCAGCCCATTATGCGCAAGCACAAATGGAGGGTCAAGGTTCTCTCTGAATTCTG CCCAAACAATCCGCGACTTTTGGGGTTGAATGTTGGAGCTGGTATACATGTGAAGTTGCGATTGCGCAGACCGAACAGGGATTTGGACTTCTACCCATTTGATCAAGTTTTGGATACGATGCTTCATGAGCTTTGCCATAATGCCCATGGTCCTCATAATGCCAACTTCTACAAGCTTTGGGATGAACTTAGAAAG GAATGTGAAGAGCTGATGTCCAATGGAGTAACTGGCTCGGGAGAGGGGTTTGACCTTCCAGGAAGGCGCTTAGGTGGTCATTCCCGGCAGCCACCCCTTTCATCACTCCGTAAAACAGCACTTGCAGCTGCAGAAAAGAGATCGCGATTGGGATCACTCCTTCCCTCTGGACCTAACCGTCTTGGGGGTGATAGTGTTATAATGAAGGCACTTACTCCAGTGCAAGCGGCTGCAATGGCTGCAGAAAGGAGATTACAGGATGACATATGGTGTGGTTCTCAAACCTGTGAAGCTTCAGATCATGAAGATTTTAACTTTGAACCTGCTGAGAATATTGAGCGCAAGGGTAAAAATGTGGGTAGCTCAAGACTTCGAGACAATTCTTCTCTACCTTTGGATCTGAAATCTCAGAAAAGGAGTCGTGTCATGGATTCAAGTTTACTGGATTGCTCGTCTAGTACCCCTAAATATGTTGATTTGACTATGGATGCACCACAGATTGGATCTATCATTGAACAATGCACTGTGACTCAAGGAAGGGGTGTTGGTGGATTAGAAAGCATTTCACATTCTGAGACAAATTCTCGGATAGGATCTATTTCTGCAAATATTCCAAGCTCCTCCACTCCACTTTCTGGTGATAATAATACATCTCATTCTGAAGAACTTGCAATGTGGGAGTGCTCAATGTGCACTCTGTTAAATAAA ACATTAGCTCCATTATGTGAGTTGTGTGGCACACAACAGCCGAAAGATTTTGCCACCAGATACAGTACTTGGTCTTGTAAATTCTGTACGCTGGAAAACAGTGTGAAGTTGGACAAATGCTCAGCTTGTGATCAGTGGAGATACTCTCTTGGTGCACCAGTGTCAGCCCGTGCACCTAACGTCGGCACTTGA
- the LOC112791022 gene encoding zinc transporter 11, whose protein sequence is MSSQLIVFFFFLLVLSASAHSGHDDDADADAGGGDAVNLRSKSLILAKIYCLIVIFFATFIAGVSPYVLKWNEGFLVLGTQFAGGVFLGTAMMHFLSDANETFGSLTEKEYPFAFMLACVGYLITMLLDCVISTVLNKQAPQSSAADVEIQGSMTVKRSGNGVASQSQFQNHSGAGHHLANPALTSITSLGDTILLIVALCSHSVFEGLAIGVAETKADAWKALWTISLHKIFAAIAMGIALLRMIPDRPLLSCAAYAFAFAISSPIGVAIGIVIDATTQGAVADWIFAISMGLACGVFVYVSINHLLSKGYTPHRPIVVDSAYFRFLAVLFGVGVIAVVMIWDT, encoded by the exons ATGTCTTCTCAACtcatcgtcttcttcttcttcctccttgtCTTATCCGCTTCAGCTCACAGCGGTCACGACGACGATGCCGATGCCGATGCTGGTGGAGGCGACGCCGTCAATCTCCGTTCCAAGTCATTGATCCTTGCCAAGATTTACTGCCTCATAGTGATCTTCTTCGCGACATTCATCGCCGGAGTTTCCCCATACGTGCTGAAATGGAACGAAGGGTTTCTTGTTTTGGGAACACAGTTCGCTGGCGGAGTGTTCTTGGGAACAGCAATGATGCATTTTCTGAGCGATGCTAACGAGACTTTTGGGAGCTTGACGGAGAAAGAGTACCCTTTCGCTTTCATGTTAGCTTGCGTTGGTTACTTGATTACTATGCTCTTAGATTGTGTCATCTCAACTGTTTTGAACAAGCAGGCTCCTCAATCTTCTGCTGCCGATGTTGAGATTCAAG GGTCTATGACAGTCAAAAGAAGTGGCAATGGAGTTGCTTCTCAGTCACAATTCCAG AATCATTCCGGTGCCGGCCACCACCTAGCAAACCCTGCTCTTACATCTATCACCTCACTTGGAGATACTATCTTGTTAATTGTTGCTCTCTGCTCTCACTCCGTGTTCGAGGGCTTAGCCATAGGAGTTGCCGAGACAAAAGCAGATGCTTGGAAAGCTTTATGGACAATAAGTCTGCACAAAATATTTGCTGCCATTGCCATGGGTATTGCTCTCCTAAGAATGATTCCTGACCGTCCTTTACTGTCCTGTGCGGCCTATGCTTTCGCCTTTGCAATTTCCAGTCCAATTGGCGTAGCCATTGGAATTGTAATAGACGCCACGACACAAGGTGCTGTCGCGGATTGGATCTTTGCTATATCGATGGGTCTAGCTTGTGGGGTGTTCGTCTATGTATCAATTAACCATCTTTTGTCGAAGGGATACACACCCCATAGGCCAATAGTGGTGGATTCAGCCTATTTCAGGTTTCTTGCTGTGTTGTTTGGCGTTGGAGTGATAGCGGTTGTGATGATCTGGGACACCTAA